A region from the Thermus neutrinimicus genome encodes:
- the infB gene encoding translation initiation factor IF-2: MAKIRIYQLAKELGMTNEELLELLDQMGVPYKSHASTLSEEDAEAVRELVKEQRGLQEKLAEEERRKALPRRPPVVVIMGHVDHGKTTLLDYLRKSRIAEKEAGGITQHVGAFEVKTPQGTVVFIDTPGHEAFTTIRQRGAKVADIAVIVIAADDGIMPQTDEAIAHAKAAGAKILFALNKMDLPQADPDRVKRQLMERGFVPEEYGGDAVVVPISAKTGQGVQDLLEMILLIAELEDYRADPNAEPKGVILESKLDKQAGIIANMLVQEGTFRVGDYVVAGEVYGRIRAMMDADGNQRKEAGPGSAVQVLGFQELPHAGDVVEWVPDLEAAKEITEERKEERKAREEAERERRPRTMADLLRALQEEGQKEVNLILRADTQGSLEAIQHILAKESTEEVKINVLLAQVGAPTESDVLLAQTANAAILAFGVNPSGAVKKAAEQKGVLLKTFRIIYDLIDEVRSMVKGQKEPVFKEEVLGRAEVRAIFRLPGGKQVAGCMVTQGKVVRSAEVRVLRKGEEVWKGRMASLKRFKEDVREVAQGYECGIGLEGFDDFQEGDIIEAFQMVEVPA, translated from the coding sequence ATGGCCAAAATACGCATCTACCAGCTGGCTAAAGAGCTGGGCATGACCAACGAGGAGCTCCTGGAGCTCCTGGACCAGATGGGGGTTCCCTACAAGTCCCATGCCTCCACCCTTTCCGAGGAGGATGCGGAGGCGGTGCGGGAACTCGTAAAGGAACAACGGGGCCTGCAGGAGAAGCTGGCGGAGGAGGAGCGGAGGAAAGCCCTGCCCCGAAGGCCTCCTGTGGTGGTCATCATGGGCCACGTGGACCACGGGAAGACCACCCTTCTGGACTATCTTCGCAAAAGCCGCATCGCCGAGAAGGAGGCCGGGGGAATCACCCAGCATGTGGGCGCCTTTGAGGTGAAAACCCCTCAGGGCACGGTGGTCTTCATCGACACCCCCGGGCACGAGGCCTTCACCACCATAAGGCAGCGGGGGGCCAAGGTGGCGGACATCGCCGTCATCGTCATCGCCGCCGACGACGGGATCATGCCGCAAACGGATGAGGCCATCGCCCACGCCAAGGCGGCCGGGGCCAAAATCCTCTTCGCCCTGAATAAGATGGACCTGCCCCAGGCCGACCCCGACCGGGTCAAGCGCCAGCTGATGGAGCGGGGCTTCGTGCCCGAGGAGTACGGGGGGGACGCCGTTGTGGTGCCCATCAGCGCCAAAACGGGCCAAGGGGTGCAGGACCTTTTGGAGATGATCCTCCTCATCGCCGAGCTGGAGGACTACCGGGCCGACCCCAACGCCGAGCCCAAGGGGGTGATCCTCGAGTCCAAGCTGGACAAGCAGGCGGGGATCATCGCCAACATGCTGGTCCAGGAGGGCACCTTCCGGGTGGGGGACTACGTGGTGGCCGGGGAGGTGTATGGCCGCATCCGGGCCATGATGGACGCCGACGGCAACCAGCGCAAGGAGGCAGGCCCGGGAAGCGCCGTGCAGGTCTTGGGCTTCCAGGAGCTTCCCCACGCGGGGGACGTGGTGGAGTGGGTGCCGGACCTGGAGGCCGCCAAGGAGATCACCGAGGAGCGCAAGGAGGAGCGCAAGGCCCGGGAGGAGGCGGAGAGGGAGCGTCGCCCCCGGACCATGGCCGACCTGCTCCGGGCCCTGCAGGAGGAAGGGCAGAAGGAGGTTAACCTCATCCTGCGGGCGGACACCCAGGGCTCCCTGGAGGCCATCCAGCACATCCTGGCTAAGGAGAGCACCGAGGAGGTCAAGATCAACGTCCTCCTGGCCCAGGTGGGAGCCCCCACGGAGTCCGATGTCCTCCTGGCCCAGACGGCCAACGCCGCCATCCTGGCCTTTGGGGTAAACCCCTCGGGTGCGGTGAAGAAGGCGGCCGAGCAAAAGGGAGTCCTCCTCAAGACCTTCCGCATCATCTATGACCTCATCGACGAGGTCCGGTCCATGGTCAAGGGGCAAAAGGAGCCCGTATTCAAGGAGGAGGTCCTGGGCCGGGCCGAGGTGCGGGCCATCTTCCGCCTGCCCGGGGGCAAACAGGTGGCAGGGTGCATGGTCACCCAGGGCAAGGTGGTGCGGAGCGCCGAGGTGAGGGTTTTGCGTAAGGGCGAGGAGGTCTGGAAGGGCAGGATGGCCAGCCTCAAGCGCTTCAAGGAGGACGTGCGGGAAGTGGCCCAGGGCTACGAGTGCGGCATTGGCCTCGAGGGGTTTGACGACTTCCAGGAAGGGGACATCATAGAGGCCTTCCAGATGGTGGAGGTGCCCGCGTAG
- a CDS encoding YlxR family protein: protein MAKHLPIRMCVACRRRRPKGELLRILLMPEGFRLDPTGKLPGRGAYVCPDNPECWTEKKLRRFAGGRAKALSEALISLLGGTDGQNTHLPAG, encoded by the coding sequence ATGGCGAAGCATCTCCCCATCCGCATGTGCGTGGCCTGCCGCAGGAGGCGGCCCAAAGGGGAGCTTTTGCGCATCCTGCTCATGCCGGAAGGGTTTCGCCTGGATCCCACGGGGAAGCTGCCGGGCCGGGGGGCCTATGTCTGTCCCGACAACCCGGAGTGCTGGACAGAAAAGAAGCTGAGGCGCTTTGCCGGAGGCCGGGCCAAGGCCCTGTCGGAAGCGCTCATCTCTCTTTTAGGAGGTACGGATGGCCAAAATACGCATCTACCAGCTGGCTAA
- the secD gene encoding protein translocase subunit SecD — translation MNRKLLNGLLLLGLFLLALLMVWKPWAPEEPKVKLGLDLKGGLRIVLEAAVENPTPDDLEKARTVLENRINALGVAEPLIQIQGQKRIVVELPGLSQADQDRALKLIGQRAVLEFRILKEGATGTTVAQINQALRENPRLKREDLEKDLIKPEDLGPALLTGADLADARAVFDQFGRPQVALTFTPEGAKKFEEVTRTNVGRQLAIVLDGKVYTAPVIRQAITGGQAVIEGLSGLEEASEIALVLRSGALPVPLEVAEIRSIGPTLGQDAIQAGNRSALIGTLAIFLLIFAYYGAGLGLVASLGLIYTSVLILGLLSGLGATLTLPGIAGLVLTLGAAVDGNVLSFERIKEELRAGKRFRQAIPEGFRHSTLTILDVNAAHLLAAAALYQYATGPVRGFAVVLAIGVVASVFSNLVFSRYLLERMADRGEVRPPMWLVDPRFNFMGPARFVTLATLLLAVLAAGVVFTKGFNYSIDFTGGTAYTLRTGPEVGVDTLRRFLETRGFPAKEAVITQVQAPTADFREFSLKLPPLPDAKRLELEGLFTTELKASVLTSETVGPAIGSELRRNAVMAVLVGLGLILLYVAFRFDWTFGVASVIAVAHDVAIVAGMYSLLGLEFSIPTIAALLTIVGYSINDSIVVSDRIRENQKLMRGIPYREMVNRSINQTLSRTVMTSLTTLLPILALLFLGGSVLRDFSLAIFVGIFVGTYSSIYVVSALVVFWKELRQKQTKRAA, via the coding sequence ATGAACCGGAAGCTTCTCAACGGACTTCTCCTCCTGGGCCTTTTCCTCCTGGCCCTCCTCATGGTTTGGAAGCCCTGGGCCCCGGAAGAGCCCAAGGTCAAGCTGGGCCTAGACCTCAAAGGAGGTCTCCGCATTGTCCTCGAGGCCGCCGTGGAAAACCCCACCCCCGATGACCTGGAAAAGGCCCGCACCGTCTTAGAGAACCGCATCAACGCCCTGGGGGTGGCGGAACCCCTGATCCAGATCCAGGGGCAAAAGCGCATTGTGGTGGAGCTCCCCGGCCTCTCCCAGGCGGACCAGGACCGGGCCCTAAAGCTCATCGGCCAGCGGGCGGTCCTGGAGTTCCGCATCCTCAAGGAAGGGGCCACCGGCACCACCGTGGCCCAGATCAACCAGGCCCTCAGGGAAAACCCCAGGCTTAAGCGGGAAGACCTGGAAAAGGACCTCATCAAGCCCGAGGACCTGGGCCCGGCCCTTCTCACGGGCGCGGACCTGGCCGACGCCCGGGCGGTCTTCGACCAGTTCGGCCGCCCCCAGGTGGCCCTCACCTTTACCCCGGAAGGGGCCAAGAAGTTTGAGGAGGTCACCCGGACCAACGTGGGCAGGCAACTGGCCATTGTCCTGGACGGTAAGGTCTACACCGCCCCCGTGATCCGCCAGGCCATCACCGGGGGCCAGGCGGTGATCGAGGGGCTATCGGGCCTCGAGGAGGCCAGCGAGATCGCCCTGGTGTTGCGTTCCGGGGCGTTGCCCGTTCCCCTGGAGGTGGCGGAGATCCGCTCAATAGGCCCCACCCTGGGCCAGGATGCCATCCAGGCCGGTAACCGCTCGGCCCTCATCGGTACCCTGGCCATCTTCCTCCTCATCTTCGCCTACTACGGTGCGGGCCTCGGTCTGGTGGCCTCCTTAGGCCTCATCTACACCTCGGTGCTGATCCTGGGGCTCCTATCCGGCCTCGGAGCCACCCTCACCCTCCCCGGCATCGCTGGCTTGGTGCTCACCCTGGGGGCTGCGGTGGACGGGAACGTGCTCTCCTTTGAGCGCATCAAGGAGGAGCTCAGGGCTGGAAAACGCTTCCGCCAGGCCATCCCCGAGGGCTTCAGGCACTCCACCCTGACCATCCTGGACGTAAACGCCGCCCACCTGTTGGCGGCCGCCGCCCTTTACCAGTACGCCACCGGGCCTGTTCGGGGCTTTGCGGTGGTCTTGGCCATCGGCGTGGTGGCCAGCGTCTTCTCCAACCTGGTTTTCAGCCGCTACCTCCTGGAGCGCATGGCTGACCGTGGGGAAGTCCGCCCTCCCATGTGGCTGGTGGACCCCCGGTTCAACTTCATGGGCCCGGCCCGCTTCGTCACCCTAGCTACCCTTCTCCTGGCCGTGCTGGCGGCAGGGGTGGTCTTCACCAAGGGCTTCAACTACTCCATCGATTTCACCGGGGGTACGGCGTATACCCTGCGCACGGGCCCCGAGGTGGGGGTGGACACCCTAAGACGCTTCCTGGAAACCAGGGGCTTCCCCGCCAAGGAGGCGGTCATCACCCAGGTGCAGGCTCCCACCGCCGACTTCCGGGAGTTTTCCCTAAAGCTCCCACCCCTTCCCGATGCCAAGCGTCTGGAACTGGAAGGGCTCTTTACCACGGAGTTAAAGGCCAGCGTCCTCACCTCGGAGACCGTGGGTCCCGCCATCGGTTCCGAACTTCGCCGCAATGCGGTGATGGCGGTCTTGGTGGGCCTTGGCCTCATCCTCCTCTACGTGGCCTTTCGCTTCGACTGGACCTTCGGGGTGGCCAGCGTCATCGCCGTGGCCCATGACGTGGCCATCGTGGCGGGGATGTACAGCCTCTTGGGCCTGGAGTTCTCCATCCCCACCATCGCCGCCCTTCTCACCATCGTGGGCTACTCCATCAACGACTCCATCGTGGTTTCCGACCGCATTCGGGAAAACCAGAAGCTCATGCGGGGCATCCCCTACCGGGAGATGGTGAACCGCTCCATCAACCAGACCCTATCCCGCACGGTGATGACCAGCCTCACCACCCTCCTGCCCATCCTCGCCCTCCTTTTCCTGGGGGGAAGCGTCCTCAGGGACTTCTCCCTGGCCATCTTCGTGGGCATCTTCGTGGGCACCTACAGCTCCATCTATGTGGTGAGCGCCCTGGTGGTGTTCTGGAAGGAGTTGCGCCAAAAACAGACCAAAAGGGCCGCTTAA
- the nusA gene encoding transcription termination factor NusA, translating into MNRDFIDAMQQLALERGVTTEEVLEAFKEALRKAYIKRQKGYRKEEIDAGKGPEVDVYIDPQTGRIEMVEVRRVVEKVEDPDKEISLSEALQYDPEVQVGDEMEFPIDPEGLSRMAIQDLRQILTQRLKESERNRIYNEYKDKEGQVLTGVVTRVDNRGNVFVELGRGEAYLPKSEQIPTERYYPGQRLKVYLKKVDRSAKGPSLIVSRAHEKLLEHLLKQEVPEIAEGIVEIKAIAREPGRRSKVAVMTHNPNVDPIGACIGHKGQRIQAVSAELGREKVDIILWAKDPKEFIRNALSPAQVGSIELEPDGQRARVKVTKDQHSLAIGTGGQNVRLASKLTGYEIHFEEAEISDLDEAIRKAAMEEAETASRAKEEFEKLFRDLSE; encoded by the coding sequence ATGAACCGGGATTTCATCGACGCCATGCAGCAGTTGGCCTTGGAGCGGGGGGTGACCACCGAGGAGGTCCTCGAGGCCTTCAAGGAGGCCCTGCGCAAGGCCTACATCAAACGGCAAAAGGGATACCGCAAGGAGGAGATCGATGCGGGCAAGGGCCCGGAGGTGGACGTGTACATCGACCCCCAGACCGGGCGCATCGAGATGGTGGAGGTCCGCCGCGTGGTGGAAAAGGTGGAGGACCCCGACAAGGAAATCTCCCTCTCCGAGGCCCTCCAGTACGACCCTGAGGTCCAGGTGGGTGACGAGATGGAGTTCCCCATCGACCCCGAGGGCCTCTCCCGCATGGCCATCCAGGACCTGCGCCAGATCCTCACCCAGCGCCTGAAGGAGTCCGAGCGCAACCGCATCTATAACGAGTACAAGGACAAGGAGGGCCAGGTCCTCACCGGGGTGGTGACCCGGGTGGACAACCGGGGCAACGTCTTCGTGGAGCTGGGCCGGGGGGAGGCTTACCTCCCCAAGAGCGAGCAGATTCCCACGGAGCGCTACTACCCCGGGCAGCGCCTTAAGGTGTACCTGAAAAAGGTGGACCGCTCCGCCAAAGGCCCTTCCTTGATCGTTAGCCGGGCCCACGAGAAGCTCCTGGAGCACCTCTTGAAGCAGGAGGTCCCCGAGATCGCCGAGGGCATCGTGGAGATCAAGGCCATCGCCCGCGAGCCCGGCCGCCGCAGCAAGGTGGCGGTCATGACCCACAACCCCAACGTCGACCCCATCGGGGCCTGCATCGGCCACAAGGGGCAGCGCATCCAGGCGGTATCCGCCGAGCTGGGCCGGGAGAAGGTGGACATCATCCTCTGGGCCAAGGACCCCAAGGAGTTCATCCGTAACGCCCTCTCCCCCGCCCAGGTGGGTTCCATCGAGCTGGAACCCGACGGGCAAAGGGCCCGGGTCAAGGTGACCAAGGACCAGCACTCCCTGGCCATCGGCACCGGCGGCCAGAACGTGCGCCTGGCCTCCAAGCTCACGGGGTACGAGATCCACTTTGAGGAGGCGGAGATCTCCGACCTGGACGAGGCTATCCGCAAGGCCGCCATGGAGGAGGCGGAAACCGCCAGCCGGGCGAAAGAGGAGTTCGAGAAACTCTTCCGGGACCTTTCCGAGTGA